The Lacipirellula parvula genome window below encodes:
- a CDS encoding sulfotransferase family protein, which yields MSTATAEFLTIVSGLPRSGTSMMMRMLEHGGLKVMTDEIRTADDDNPNGYYEFEAVKKTSEDASWLEGANGKAVKMVYRLLYDLPADRTYRVLFMRRELDEILASQQVMLNRHSAGDAVSPEMMAKLFRSEIERFYDWAAKQQHIELIDVNYNQMLANPAAEIGRVNEFLGGILDAAAMQGVVDASLYRNRKE from the coding sequence ATGTCGACAGCCACCGCCGAGTTTCTGACCATTGTTTCCGGCCTGCCCCGTTCGGGAACCTCGATGATGATGCGCATGCTGGAGCATGGCGGACTCAAGGTGATGACGGACGAAATCCGCACCGCGGATGACGATAACCCGAACGGGTACTACGAGTTCGAAGCCGTCAAAAAGACGTCAGAAGACGCCTCTTGGCTGGAGGGCGCTAACGGCAAAGCGGTCAAAATGGTGTACCGCCTGCTGTACGATTTGCCCGCCGACCGGACGTACCGCGTGCTGTTCATGCGGCGGGAACTCGACGAGATTTTGGCGTCTCAGCAGGTGATGCTGAACCGTCACAGCGCGGGCGACGCGGTTTCGCCGGAGATGATGGCGAAGCTGTTTCGGTCGGAGATCGAGCGGTTTTACGATTGGGCCGCCAAGCAGCAACACATCGAACTGATCGACGTGAACTACAACCAGATGCTCGCGAATCCCGCGGCTGAAATCGGGCGGGTAAACGAGTTTTTAGGCGGGATCTTAGACGCTGCGGCGATGCAAGGCGTGGTCGATGCGTCGCTTTATCGCAATCGCAAAGAGTAG
- a CDS encoding glycosyltransferase family 4 protein gives MINTLRPSKKHVRSLPAAVSESGVVGPEPPLKVCVLAACPFPANHGTPGSIRELVEATAERGHEVHVVTYHIGEELPLRNVHLHRIPDWTGERTVKVGPTKYRPLYDFQMVLKTLQVLRRNKVDLIHAHGYEAALVAACCHPFVRKPIVYSAHNAMGDELASYNFFRSKRMANGLAWLLDRTVPRIGDRCIPHSVNLQEFLYARGLEKRTEAVLNFGVNFDAMPVGDRTALRQAFNLTDEPVILYSGVIDKFQRLDLLLEAMVHVLPRFPRAKLLLLTNVPNAENEAILREHARALGIEDNVMMMVPRSLDDGLKLLSMCDLAVVPRPKAPGFPIKLLNYLAAKRPCVMYASSCSRLSHGEHVWLASEDTPKSLGDALVQVLKDDALRNRIAEGGHQFVRARHDRRAAAAQLCNVYLDLLRTTRRWNDIAARPARVVPNIEQSDELEAFDGESKEMQANAYA, from the coding sequence ATGATCAACACGTTGCGTCCCAGCAAGAAGCACGTTCGCTCGCTCCCCGCCGCCGTCTCCGAGAGCGGCGTCGTCGGACCGGAACCGCCGCTGAAGGTTTGCGTCCTCGCCGCTTGTCCCTTCCCCGCCAACCACGGCACGCCTGGCTCGATTCGCGAACTCGTCGAAGCCACCGCCGAGCGCGGCCACGAAGTGCACGTCGTCACCTACCACATCGGCGAAGAGTTGCCGCTGCGGAACGTTCATCTCCACCGCATTCCCGACTGGACCGGCGAACGCACCGTCAAGGTCGGTCCGACGAAGTATCGGCCGCTGTACGATTTTCAGATGGTGCTCAAGACGCTGCAGGTGCTGCGGCGGAACAAGGTCGACCTGATCCATGCCCATGGCTACGAAGCCGCACTCGTGGCCGCCTGCTGCCACCCCTTCGTCCGCAAGCCGATCGTTTACAGCGCCCACAACGCGATGGGCGACGAACTCGCGAGCTACAACTTCTTCCGCTCGAAGCGGATGGCCAACGGCCTCGCCTGGCTCCTCGACCGTACCGTCCCCCGCATTGGCGATCGCTGCATCCCCCACAGCGTCAACTTGCAAGAATTCCTCTACGCTCGCGGTCTGGAGAAGCGAACCGAAGCAGTTCTCAACTTCGGCGTCAACTTCGACGCAATGCCGGTCGGCGACCGGACGGCGCTTCGCCAAGCATTCAACCTGACCGACGAGCCGGTGATCCTCTACTCGGGCGTCATCGACAAATTCCAGCGCCTCGATTTGCTGCTGGAAGCAATGGTGCACGTCCTGCCGCGCTTCCCGCGGGCGAAACTGCTGCTGCTCACCAACGTCCCCAATGCCGAAAACGAAGCCATCCTCCGCGAGCATGCCCGGGCCCTCGGCATCGAAGACAACGTGATGATGATGGTCCCGCGCTCGCTCGACGACGGCCTCAAGCTGCTGTCGATGTGCGACCTCGCCGTCGTCCCGCGACCCAAGGCGCCAGGGTTCCCGATCAAGTTGCTTAATTACCTTGCGGCCAAGCGCCCCTGCGTGATGTACGCCAGCTCGTGCAGCCGGCTGTCGCATGGCGAGCACGTCTGGCTCGCATCGGAAGACACTCCGAAATCGTTGGGAGACGCCTTGGTGCAGGTTCTCAAGGATGACGCGCTCCGTAATCGGATTGCCGAGGGGGGCCACCAGTTCGTCCGCGCACGGCACGACCGCCGTGCGGCCGCCGCCCAACTTTGCAACGTGTACCTCGACTTGCTGCGCACGACGCGCCGCTGGAACGATATTGCCGCCCGCCCGGCCCGTGTCGTTCCGAACATCGAACAATCCGACGAACTTGAAGCGTTCGACGGTGAATCCAAGGAGATGCAGGCCAATGCCTACGCCTAA
- a CDS encoding alkaline phosphatase family protein, whose translation MPTPNYKVLIVGLDGATFDLMLPWIEEGKLPNLARIMRSGAKSPLESTVPPITPCAWSSFMTGKNPGKHGLFDFIEPDDNHGFKFTNASYRDGETLWGCLSRHGRRVGVVNVPMTFPPEPVNGFLISGLDTPHDLSAFMYPVEVRSELKMAGIKYRIDQQHLGNMRTDERRRAQLDDIFACERDRTTAFQLLSEQRPCDFRMIVFGSTDQVQHHFWHFMDASHDKHDAAGAEKFSTAILDTYVHCDEQLGILLDECDDDTIVVIMSDHGFGPMSNVRVRVNQILAEAGLLKFVESSAPGKLKQSLAAWLDRMIRSTLSSDAKRRIAGMLPRLRTWFETLDETQINWDETSAYVNEAYRSSPAIWLNRLQDLDEGEVAELRDRIEQIMLSLVDPQTGEPVITHLARPSELYHGPHSSKAPDLLPAWWTDGFLLDQSMPAAAGLPNVERSTAPLEGGVEFAASHRLDGVFMISGGPISPEFSFSDAKIVDVTPTVLYLMGLPIPDDMDGKVLVEAIDSDFLAANPIRYESTEDGAVSEVDNAPRGFSKDESEMIARRLQALGYIQ comes from the coding sequence ATGCCTACGCCTAATTACAAGGTGCTGATCGTCGGCCTCGACGGCGCGACGTTCGACCTGATGCTGCCGTGGATCGAGGAAGGAAAACTCCCGAACCTCGCCCGCATCATGCGCAGCGGAGCGAAGAGCCCGCTCGAGTCGACCGTGCCGCCGATCACGCCGTGCGCCTGGTCGAGCTTTATGACGGGCAAGAACCCCGGCAAGCACGGCCTGTTCGACTTCATCGAGCCCGACGACAACCACGGCTTTAAGTTTACGAACGCCTCCTACCGCGACGGCGAAACATTGTGGGGCTGCCTCAGCCGCCACGGCCGCCGCGTCGGCGTCGTCAACGTCCCGATGACGTTCCCGCCGGAACCGGTCAACGGCTTCCTGATCTCGGGCCTCGACACGCCGCACGACCTCAGCGCGTTCATGTACCCGGTCGAAGTTCGCTCCGAGCTGAAGATGGCGGGCATTAAGTACCGCATCGATCAGCAACATCTGGGCAACATGCGGACCGACGAACGCCGTCGCGCCCAGCTCGACGACATCTTCGCCTGCGAACGCGATCGCACCACGGCGTTCCAGCTCCTGTCCGAACAACGCCCCTGCGACTTCCGCATGATCGTCTTCGGATCGACCGACCAAGTGCAGCACCACTTCTGGCACTTCATGGATGCGTCGCACGACAAGCACGATGCCGCCGGCGCCGAGAAGTTCAGCACTGCCATCCTCGACACCTACGTCCACTGCGACGAACAACTCGGCATCCTCCTCGACGAGTGCGACGACGACACGATCGTCGTCATCATGTCCGACCACGGCTTCGGCCCGATGTCGAACGTCCGCGTTCGCGTCAATCAGATTCTCGCCGAAGCCGGGCTGCTGAAGTTCGTCGAAAGCTCCGCCCCTGGCAAGCTCAAGCAGTCGCTCGCCGCGTGGCTCGACCGGATGATTCGCTCGACGCTTTCCTCCGACGCCAAGCGCCGTATCGCCGGCATGCTGCCGCGGCTGCGAACTTGGTTTGAAACGCTCGACGAGACGCAAATCAACTGGGACGAAACGAGCGCCTACGTCAACGAGGCGTACCGCTCCAGCCCCGCCATTTGGCTCAACCGCCTGCAAGATCTGGACGAAGGCGAAGTGGCGGAACTACGCGACCGTATCGAGCAGATCATGCTCTCGCTCGTCGATCCGCAAACGGGCGAACCGGTGATCACCCACTTGGCCCGCCCCAGCGAGCTCTACCACGGCCCCCATTCCAGCAAGGCGCCCGACCTGCTCCCCGCGTGGTGGACCGACGGGTTCCTGCTCGATCAGAGCATGCCCGCCGCGGCCGGCTTGCCGAACGTCGAGCGTTCGACCGCGCCGCTCGAGGGAGGCGTCGAGTTCGCCGCCTCGCACCGTCTCGACGGCGTTTTCATGATCAGCGGCGGTCCGATCTCGCCCGAATTTTCGTTCTCCGACGCCAAAATTGTCGACGTGACCCCGACCGTCCTGTATTTAATGGGTCTGCCGATTCCCGACGACATGGATGGCAAGGTCCTGGTCGAGGCGATTGATTCCGACTTCCTCGCCGCTAACCCGATTCGCTACGAATCGACCGAAGATGGCGCCGTGAGCGAAGTCGACAACGCCCCGCGCGGGTTCTCGAAAGACGAATCAGAGATGATCGCGCGTCGTCTCCAAGCCTTGGGATACATCCAATAG
- a CDS encoding alkaline phosphatase family protein, with protein sequence MSRVFIVGWDGATFDLVEPWIAEGKLPNIAEVYRNGAHGELASTLPPMTFPAWSSFMTGKNPAKHGIYDFTRQTPGTYDLEFVNGGNRRAPSFWKLLSDADKRVISISLPCTFPPEPVNGVMLSGFDAAGLGGSSSKLDARGMYPRSMYDELDRELGGHPIGSFPIQEINQGRAEAAVQKIIDVIGRKAATAKYLMQNYEWDCAMILFGESDGSAHHFWKYCDPRSPQYTAEPASMRDSILRVYQELDRQLGELKELLPYDTTLMMMSDHGFGGVSNAVVYPNCWLREQGQLGFRGGLARWMSRRLDALKLRAVAVLPNSIQKFLSRFARAQLGGIEAKVRYGIIDWSQTKAFFEENPYYPALRINLKGRQPQGTVEPGAEYEALRTELITKLEAWRHPQTGESMVEKAFRREEVYSGACLDEAPDIVVKWATHQNYTYAFRVSSKSKSLAWIEELDPHRQENSAFFTGKSGSHRDNGIFLAEGPQVIAEKTVDGARIIDVAPTILHLLGVPTPADMDGRALIEIFEGAAATPMAVGEAAGVVAASEEDDASYTDDDKVVINERLRALGYID encoded by the coding sequence ATGAGTCGTGTTTTCATCGTCGGCTGGGATGGCGCCACATTCGATTTGGTCGAACCGTGGATCGCTGAAGGCAAGCTGCCGAACATCGCGGAAGTCTATCGCAACGGCGCGCACGGCGAGCTCGCCTCGACGCTGCCGCCGATGACGTTCCCTGCTTGGTCCAGCTTCATGACGGGCAAGAACCCTGCGAAGCACGGCATCTACGACTTCACCCGCCAAACCCCCGGCACGTACGACCTTGAGTTCGTCAACGGCGGCAACCGGCGGGCGCCTTCGTTTTGGAAGCTGCTCAGCGACGCCGATAAACGCGTTATCTCGATCTCCCTCCCGTGCACCTTCCCGCCGGAACCGGTCAACGGCGTCATGCTCAGCGGCTTCGACGCCGCTGGCCTCGGGGGCAGCAGTTCAAAGCTCGACGCCCGCGGCATGTATCCCCGCAGCATGTACGACGAACTCGACCGCGAACTGGGCGGCCACCCGATCGGATCGTTCCCGATCCAAGAAATCAACCAGGGCAGGGCGGAAGCCGCGGTTCAGAAGATCATCGACGTCATCGGCCGCAAAGCCGCGACGGCGAAGTACCTTATGCAGAATTACGAATGGGATTGCGCGATGATCCTGTTCGGCGAGTCCGACGGCTCGGCCCACCACTTCTGGAAGTACTGCGACCCCCGCTCGCCGCAATACACGGCCGAACCTGCCTCGATGCGCGACAGCATCTTGCGGGTCTACCAAGAACTCGATCGCCAACTCGGCGAGCTCAAAGAACTGCTGCCGTACGATACGACGCTGATGATGATGTCGGACCACGGTTTCGGCGGCGTCAGCAACGCGGTCGTCTACCCGAACTGCTGGCTCCGCGAACAGGGACAACTCGGCTTCCGCGGCGGCCTGGCGCGCTGGATGTCGCGGCGGCTCGACGCACTCAAGCTCCGCGCCGTCGCCGTGCTGCCGAACTCCATCCAAAAGTTCCTCTCGCGGTTCGCCCGCGCTCAGCTCGGCGGCATCGAAGCGAAGGTCCGCTACGGCATCATCGATTGGAGCCAAACGAAGGCCTTCTTCGAAGAGAACCCGTACTACCCGGCGCTTCGCATCAACCTGAAGGGCCGTCAGCCGCAAGGCACCGTCGAACCCGGCGCCGAGTACGAAGCGCTCCGCACCGAACTGATCACGAAGCTCGAAGCCTGGCGCCATCCGCAAACGGGCGAGTCGATGGTCGAAAAGGCCTTCCGCCGCGAGGAAGTCTACTCCGGCGCCTGCCTCGACGAAGCGCCAGACATTGTCGTCAAATGGGCGACGCACCAAAATTACACCTACGCCTTCCGCGTCAGTTCGAAGAGCAAGTCCCTCGCTTGGATCGAGGAGCTCGACCCGCACCGTCAGGAGAATTCCGCGTTCTTCACCGGCAAGTCGGGAAGCCATCGCGACAACGGAATTTTCTTGGCCGAAGGACCGCAAGTGATTGCGGAGAAGACGGTCGACGGAGCCCGCATCATCGACGTGGCGCCAACGATCTTGCACCTCCTTGGGGTACCGACGCCGGCGGACATGGATGGCCGGGCGCTGATCGAAATATTCGAAGGCGCCGCGGCGACCCCCATGGCAGTTGGAGAGGCTGCCGGCGTCGTCGCCGCCTCGGAAGAGGACGACGCCTCGTACACGGATGATGACAAAGTCGTGATCAACGAACGCCTCCGGGCGCTCGGTTACATCGATTAA
- a CDS encoding oligosaccharide flippase family protein codes for MSRSVPPTASDSPTVAPAHESGLGRIVRNSAFNAVGTILIVPSNMLALFVMAQRLGAQPIGTFFTIFSISAVIHWIADAGTTTVLTRHVARNPQRLKTIIPESLGVLCVVCCVSTTLFMLVAVPWMSFFTDRVSFAVVIVAASAMWSRHALDFAASALRGLERFEYENFSRVVQTCSFCVFVWLWVHPSTGGALAAFIAYAASNVIAAIIIWWTLLTKWDCAGFRLNREIIRRWWTESIPLGAGDVIRQFLMQMDTLLLAAFKPQAIVGMFSIAARPLQPLQLLPKIIVSVTFPMLSRAAQVDLAAVNRLFVKTTKILWAASLPISIGLSMAAQPIILATAGEDFIDAARPLQILIWSTGLIFINAQLRFVLTALDSEKAYWRLICWTLAVKLGLEAALIPLWGLYGACIGNILGEIALCIGGALALHRLGVKSPNWLDFLRPAPAAVAMTLIMWPYADHDASLLSVIIAGIAGGIVYAIVALFSGIVPWSDLQRIWRSLRKPAIVASLEPAAVVAVAETADAIPN; via the coding sequence GTGAGCCGTTCCGTTCCACCAACCGCGTCTGATTCGCCGACCGTCGCGCCTGCGCACGAATCGGGTCTCGGCCGCATCGTACGAAACAGCGCGTTCAACGCCGTGGGGACGATCCTCATCGTTCCCTCGAACATGCTCGCGCTGTTCGTCATGGCGCAACGGTTGGGCGCGCAGCCCATCGGTACGTTCTTCACGATCTTCTCGATCTCCGCGGTGATCCACTGGATCGCCGATGCGGGCACGACCACGGTCCTCACTCGCCACGTCGCCCGCAATCCACAGCGGCTGAAAACGATCATTCCCGAGTCGCTCGGCGTCCTGTGCGTCGTTTGCTGCGTTTCGACGACGCTGTTCATGCTGGTCGCCGTTCCGTGGATGTCGTTCTTCACCGACCGCGTTTCGTTCGCGGTGGTGATCGTCGCCGCGTCGGCGATGTGGTCTCGGCACGCTCTCGACTTCGCCGCCAGCGCCCTCCGCGGGCTAGAACGCTTCGAATACGAGAACTTCTCCCGGGTCGTGCAGACCTGTAGTTTTTGCGTGTTCGTCTGGTTGTGGGTCCACCCGTCGACCGGCGGCGCCCTGGCCGCCTTCATCGCTTACGCCGCGAGCAACGTCATTGCCGCGATCATCATCTGGTGGACGCTGCTCACCAAGTGGGACTGCGCCGGCTTCCGCTTGAACCGCGAAATCATCCGGCGCTGGTGGACCGAATCGATTCCGCTCGGCGCCGGCGACGTCATCCGCCAGTTCCTCATGCAGATGGACACGCTGCTCCTCGCCGCGTTCAAGCCGCAGGCGATCGTCGGCATGTTCAGCATCGCCGCCCGGCCGCTGCAGCCGTTGCAGCTGCTGCCGAAGATCATCGTCTCGGTCACGTTCCCGATGCTCAGCCGCGCGGCCCAGGTCGATCTCGCCGCCGTGAATCGCCTGTTCGTCAAAACGACGAAGATCCTCTGGGCTGCCTCGCTGCCGATCAGCATCGGCCTGAGCATGGCCGCCCAGCCGATCATCCTCGCCACTGCCGGCGAAGACTTCATCGATGCGGCCCGCCCGCTCCAGATTCTGATCTGGTCTACCGGCCTGATTTTCATCAACGCCCAACTCCGCTTCGTCCTCACCGCACTCGACAGCGAAAAGGCCTACTGGCGGCTTATCTGCTGGACGCTTGCGGTGAAGCTCGGCCTCGAAGCGGCGCTCATCCCGCTTTGGGGCCTCTACGGCGCTTGCATTGGCAACATCCTCGGCGAAATCGCGCTCTGCATCGGCGGAGCGCTGGCCCTCCATCGACTCGGCGTCAAATCGCCCAACTGGCTCGACTTCCTCCGTCCAGCACCCGCTGCCGTTGCAATGACGCTGATTATGTGGCCCTACGCCGATCACGACGCCTCGCTGCTCAGCGTGATCATCGCCGGCATTGCCGGCGGCATCGTCTACGCGATCGTGGCGCTGTTCAGCGGCATCGTTCCGTGGTCCGATCTGCAGCGCATCTGGCGCTCGCTTCGTAAACCGGCGATCGTCGCCAGCCTTGAACCTGCCGCCGTCGTCGCTGTCGCCGAGACAGCCGACGCAATCCCCAACTAA
- a CDS encoding efflux RND transporter periplasmic adaptor subunit, protein MKTFIRWTSGLLLLGCAVVLIGLWQLRARDAMADWDPDAARHRGKPIPVRTIKVAARDFDETIGGTAVTFPAQSATVTIPLRSSSVIDREVLDVNCEAGGEVKKGDVLVTFLPGLFEHTVRQREAAVRQTTKTLEAYKGLNKRQAITELEVAEAEVGYETAQLELAMSKRDLELCKMITPIDGVIQEVNVVPQMRVGDGTIVAVVHDLDPIYVQMDFPMERLDSLQVGQTAEVELDAFSQETFEAKVIRIAPIVSTKTRVLPIMLEIPNPGNRIKAGISGFARVKSMKPGATSIPAVALIKKQKKAMVFILEGDKAKIREVRTGETIGTGEVEILEGLEIGDEVVIYGHDSLQEDDLVNADWRGWTRRGEGNVAQASMSGF, encoded by the coding sequence ATGAAGACATTCATCCGTTGGACCAGTGGATTGCTGTTGCTCGGCTGCGCCGTTGTTCTCATCGGCCTGTGGCAGTTGCGGGCCCGCGACGCGATGGCCGATTGGGATCCCGATGCGGCCCGTCACCGCGGCAAGCCGATCCCCGTCCGCACCATCAAAGTGGCGGCCCGCGACTTCGATGAAACGATTGGCGGCACCGCTGTGACGTTCCCGGCCCAATCGGCGACGGTGACCATCCCGCTCCGCTCCTCCTCGGTGATCGACCGCGAAGTTCTCGACGTCAATTGCGAAGCAGGCGGCGAAGTGAAGAAGGGCGACGTCCTGGTGACGTTCCTCCCCGGGCTGTTCGAGCACACCGTCCGTCAGCGCGAAGCCGCCGTCCGCCAAACGACCAAGACGCTCGAAGCCTACAAGGGCCTCAACAAGCGTCAGGCGATCACCGAACTCGAAGTCGCCGAAGCCGAAGTCGGTTACGAAACGGCTCAGCTCGAACTCGCCATGTCGAAGCGCGACCTTGAACTTTGCAAGATGATCACTCCGATCGACGGCGTCATCCAGGAAGTCAACGTCGTCCCGCAGATGCGCGTCGGCGACGGCACGATCGTCGCCGTCGTCCACGACCTCGACCCCATCTACGTCCAAATGGACTTCCCGATGGAACGGCTCGATTCGCTCCAAGTCGGCCAAACCGCCGAAGTGGAACTCGACGCTTTCTCGCAAGAAACCTTCGAAGCGAAGGTGATCCGCATCGCACCGATCGTCTCCACGAAGACCCGCGTGCTGCCGATCATGCTCGAGATCCCCAACCCCGGCAATCGCATCAAGGCCGGCATCTCGGGCTTCGCTCGCGTGAAATCGATGAAGCCGGGCGCCACCTCGATCCCCGCCGTCGCCCTTATCAAGAAGCAGAAGAAGGCGATGGTCTTCATCCTCGAAGGCGATAAGGCAAAGATTCGCGAAGTCCGCACCGGCGAAACGATCGGCACGGGCGAAGTCGAGATCCTCGAAGGCCTCGAAATCGGTGACGAGGTCGTCATCTACGGCCACGACTCGCTGCAAGAAGACGACCTGGTGAACGCCGATTGGCGCGGCTGGACTCGCCGCGGCGAGGGCAATGTTGCTCAAGCCAGTATGTCCGGTTTCTAA